CCTTCGGCGGCTACACCAAGGCCGATGCCATCGCTTGGGCCTTCGAGTTCATCACGGACGCCAGGCATCTGGGGCTTCCAAAGGATCGCCTCTACATGACGGTCTTCGAGGATGATGACGAGGCAGCCGAGCTCTGGGAGGCTCAGGGCGTGAGTCCCGATCATATCTCTCGCCTGGGCGTCGAGGACAACTTCTGGGCAGCGGGCCCCACGGGCCCCTGTGGCCCTTGCTCCGAGATTTACTTTGATCAGGGACCTGAGTTTGCGGGTGTGAAGCCGGGCGATGACGGCGATCGATACCTTGAGTTCTGGAACCTCGTTTTCACGCAGTATGACCGCCAGGAGGACGGTTCGATGCCGGAGCTGCCGCATCGCAACATCGACACGGGCATGGGCCTCGAGCGCATTGCCGCGATCATGCAGCACAAGGGATCGAACTACGATGGTGATGTGTTGCGGGACCTGATCGGCGTGGGGGAGGCCCTCGCCAAGCTGCGCTACCACCAGAACGTGGCCACCGATAGGAGCCTGCGCATCCTAGCTGATCACTCCCGTGCCGTGACCTTCATGATCGCTGACGGCATCCTACCCTCCAATGAGGGTCGTGGCTACGTCCTGCGCCGTCTGCTGCGTCGTGCGGTCTATCACGGCAGGCTCATGGGCATTCGAGGTAGCTTCCTTGCCCGCTACAGTCATGAGGTCATACGCCTCATGGCCGACGTCTATCCCGAGCTGACGGATAACCAACCCCTGATAGACGGCATCATCTTGGCCGAGGAGGAGCGCTTTGGCGCGACGCTCGACGCGGGCGAGGCAAGCCTGGGGTCTGAGCTCACGAGACTTGCTGCGGGTGCTGATCTGCCTGGCGAGCTTGCCTTCAAGCTACATGATACCTATGGCTTTCCGATCGACCTCACGCGCGAGATCTGCGAGGGCGCAGGACACGGTGTCGACATGGAGACCTTTGACCGCGAGATGGCGGCGCAGCGAGAGCGTGCTCGGGCGAGCGCGAACAGGGACGCGTGGGGTAAGGCTGCGAGCGTCTGGGTGGGCCTTTCGGACAAGCTTCCCGAGACGCTCTTCGAGGGCTACGACTCGGATATCTGCCGCAGCGCCAAGGTGCTCGCCATGGTGGATACGGACGGCAGAGAGATCACTCATGTGGCGGCGGGTGAGAGGGTTGAGGTCATCCTCGATAGGACGAGCTTCTATGGCGAGATGGGCGGTCAGGTAGGCGATACCGGCAAGCTCGTCGGCGAGGCTACGGAGCTTGTTGTGACCGATACGAAGCATCATGAGGGTGGGCTTGTGTCACACATAGCCAATGTGGTGTCAGGTGAGCTGGAAGCAGGCGATACGGTCGATACGGTCGTGGACCACGATCGGCGCGAGCTCATACGCAGGAACCATACGGCCACACACCTTTTGGACGCGGCGCTCAAGGAGGTTCTCGGCGATCATGTGAGCCAAGCTGGCTCGCTCGTGGCGCCAGATCGCCTGCGCTTCGACTTCACGCACTTCGAGGCCATGACCCCCGACGAGCTTGGACGTGTCGAGGATATGGTCAACGCAGAGATCTTTGCTGCCGAGCCCATGGTGACGCGGGTGATGGGCATAGAGGAGGCCAAGGCCTCTGGCGCGGTAGCGCTCTTTGGCGAAAAGTACGGAGATGTCGTGCGTGTCGTCTCTACCGGCAAGGGCGAGAAGCCCTTCTCCCGCGAGCTTTGCGGAGGCACGCACGCGAGAAACACCGCTGAGCTTGGTCTCTTCAAGATCGTCTCGGAAGGATCGGTCGGCTCGAACGCTCGTCGCCTTGAGGCTGTGACCTCCGTCGGCGCGATTGAGTACGTGGATGAGCGCTTGCAGCAGCTCGATCGGGTGGCAGCCGTGCTCAAGAGCCGTCCCATCGACGTCCTCGCGCGTGTCGAGTCCCTGGAGCGGGAGCTTCGCGACGCAAAGAGGCAGCTCTCTGAGGCCACTCTCGGTGCGTCGGCGGGCCAGCTCTCCTCGCTGGCAGAAGCTGCGGTCCAGCTTGAGGGCTACCGCTGTGTCTTTTTGAGGCTCGAGGGTCCCACGGGCAAGGAGCTCAGAGGCGTCTGGGACAGTATCCGCGACTCCATGGGAGGAGGTGCCGTCGCCTGCGTCGTGGCCTCGACGACACCCGATGGACGGGTTGCCCTTCTCGCTGCTGGAACCGCCGCAGCCGTCGATGCGGGCTTCCATGCCGGCAACATCATCAAAAAGCTGGCAGGTACGGTTGGGGGAAGAGGTGGCGGCAAGGCTGGGATGGCCCAGGCGGGCGGGTCTGATCCCACGGGCATAGACAGGGCACTTGCGCAGGCCAAGTCCCTGCTTGCCGCCTAAGCTGGCGTGCGCGTGCCCAGCGCATGAGGGTGCTTGCCCTAGACATCGGGGAGGTGCGTATCGGCATCGCCGCGACCGACGCGTCGGGTACCATCGCGTGCCCTGTGAGGGTCCTATCCGCGTCCGAGGTGCTCGGCCAGGCCAAAAGCTTCAGGCGCATTCTTGAGGACTACGAACCCGAGTTGCTCGTATGCGGCTGTCCTAAGACGCTCTCTGGGACGGACGGTCCCCAGTCAAGGAGAGTCATGGGGCAAGCTCGCACGATCGCTCAAGCTTGCGGCCTTCCTCTGGAATTTGTCGATGAGCGCCTGAGCTCTGCGGAGGCCAAGCGTATCCTAAGACAAGAAGGTTACAGCGAGAAGAGCATGCGTGGCAGGGTGGATATGGTTGCTGCCTCCCTGTTCTTGCAGACATGGCTTGATATGCATGATGGTAAAGGTGGCTCTGATGGCTGAAAAAAAGCGGCAGAAAAGTTCTGTTTCGTCACGATCCAACACAGGTGGTGTCTTGACCCAAGGCGGTACGAGCCGGGCTGTGCGGCCATCGAATCAAGGCGACTCACTGTGGGCGGTACGGCCCCGTCCGAGGGGAGGGAGCGGGCAGCCCTCGACAAGCGCCCGTGAGCCAAACAAGCCGAGGATTGCCGGGCTTACGCGAAGGATCGTGCACAGGGGTGAGGGCGGCTTTTGGGGTCCTCGAAGAAACGTGGACAGGCGCATCATTCTCATCGTCGCGGTTGTGGCCGTGGTGGTCATCGCCGGTGCCATCGCAGGTGTCTCTCGGCTGTTTGCGCATATGGATAGACCAACGACCGTCGCCAACCCCGGTGAGGTCGTTACGGTCACCATCCCCTCGGGTGCAGGCACCGCAGACATCGCCCAGATCCTCGTGGACGGTGGTGTCATCACCAGCACCGCTGACTTCAAGAAGGCGGTCAAGGACCAGAACGCGAGCACGAGCATGAAGAGTGGAAATTACGACTTCATTGCCGGCTCTGACATCAATGATATCGTGAGGCAGCTCGTAGCAGGTCCCAACTCCTCGTCCGAGAGGCTCACGATCGCCGAGGGGCTCACTGTCACGAGGGTGGCTGCTACCGCCCAAGACGCTCTGGGTATACCGAAGGATGACTTCCTTGCACAGGCAAAGGCGTCGAACTATGCGGGTGACTATCCGTTTCTCGCCGACGTCGCAGACGACTCGCTTGAGGGCTTCCTCTTTCCCAAGACCTATGACTTTGGGGGCAAGGAGGTCTCTGCGGATGGCGTGATCCGTGCGATGCTTGATCAGCATCAAGTCGAATTCAGGAAATTGGACATGGGATCAGCGGAGGCTTTCATACAGCAAAAATATAACGTCACGATGAGTGATTACGACATCCTCAAACTTGCCTCTATCATAGAGAAGGAGGCCTTAGACGACGATGATCGCTACAAGATCTCGTCGGTCATGTACAACCGTCTGAAGACGGGGATGGCATTGCAGAGCGACGCAACGATGGGTTACGTGACAGGCGGAGAGGTCACCGCTGCCGACCTCAAGGTGGACAGTCCCTACAACACCTATCTCCACATGGGGCTTCCGCCGACTCCCATCTGCACCCCCAGTATGGAGTCCATCAGGGCGGCCATGGACCCTGCGGACACGAACTACTACTTCTTCTGGATCACCGAGGACGAGCACGTGTTCTCCGAAACCTATGAGCAGCATGAGCAGGCCATCCAGAGCGCCCAAGGTAAGCACCAAAACGCGCAGGATCAAATCGGCCAAGACAAGGATGCGTCATCAGGTCCAGGTGACGCCCAGGGGGGCTCTGAGCGGTCTCAGGACGACTAGGACGCGATAAGATGGGCATCTTTACCGCTGGGCGCTACATTGCCTCCATCGATCTCGTGGATGTGGATGAGCTCAAGAGGGTGGGCATCCGTTGCGTTCTTTTTGACAGGGACAACACCTGCGTGCCGAGGAGCACAAAGCAGGCGCCGGGAGCGGTCCTCGAATGGTTCGATCGTGCCCATGCCGCAGGGCTCAGGACCTGTATGGTTTCGAACAACTTTCATTCAAGTGAGGTCATCAGGTCGGCTCGTGAGCTTAAGAGCGAGGTCATCCACCATGCGATGAAGCCCTTCCCATTTGCAGTGCGCTGCGCCTTGGACAAGATGGGCGTGGGACCAGAGGAAGCCGTCCTCATCGGTGACCAGCTCTACACCGACATCGCTGCCGGCAATCTTGCTGGCGTTCGCACCATCCTCGTGAGGCCGCAGTCGACGAGCGATCTGTGGTATACGCACATCCTGCGCATCTTCGAGTCGATGCTTCTGAGCGGCAAGATCTTTGAGGGCGAGTGACGAAGGCGAGATACTTCCCTTGCGCAGAAGCCCTGCGATGCTAGAATCGCTCTCGGGTAATGAGAGCGTTGGAGCATGATATATGAATGGGCAGGGACAAGGGTATGTGGTCCACGAGGGTTGCGACCACATCTTCTTTATCGGGTTTCTCGGAGCGGGCAAGTCTACCTTGGCCCGTAACCTCGGCGCGCTCTTCAGGCGCAGCTTCGTTGATACCGACCGTCTCGTGGAGAGGGCGCGTGGCAAGAGCGTCTGTGACATCTTCGCCGAGGATGGGCAGGACTGCTTTCGCAGGGACGAGGCGGCGGTGTTGCGGGGTCTTGCCGAGCGCAAGTCACTTCTGGTGAGCTGCGGAGGTGGTATCGTCGAGGGCAGGGAGTCCTGCAGGCTCATGCATCAGATGGGTACGATCGTTTTTCTCGACGGCGACCTCGAGGACTCGCTGAGGCAGATTCGCCATCCAGAGCTGCGACCCGACTTTCGCTGTGCGAAGGATGCGGGTGAGCTCTATCGATACCGCTACCCGCTCTATCAACGTGAGGCTGACCTCACCCTTGACATTAGGAACAAGACGTTCGACCAGGTCTGCTCGATGGCGGGTGCGCTCTTGTGGGAGGAGGGGCTGCTGTGAGCGAGGGACTCAAGGCAGTGAGGCAGTGGGTTTCGGCCTCGGGGGGAGCCTGCGATGCCCGCCTCGGCCATGGGGTCATCCTCGGTGAGGCGGGCTCCCTCTTCAGGGCCGCAGTCGGGAGACCCCGTCGTGCCGCCCTCGTGACAGCCACCACAGATGAGGAACTCGTCGAGCTGACGCGCAGGGAGCTCAGCTCGGAGGGCTTTGAGGTGGCCGGTATCACGCTGAGCGAAACGGGAGAGATGCGCTGCCTCAGTGAGGCCACGCAGCTTGTTGACTCCCTCGCTCAGGCGGGCATTACGGCCGATGATCTCGTGGTCGCGGTGGGCGATTGCGATTTGCTCTCGCTTCTGTCCGCTGTGTGTGGAAGCTGGTGCGCGGGCACACCGCTTGCGGGTGTGGCAACAGACCTTGTTTGCGCCATTGAGGCTGTGCCGACACCGAGGGGTCTTGATGCGGCCGGTCACGCACAGATGCTCGAGGTGAGGCCATGGTGTCACTACCTTTTGGTCGATTTTGATCACATAGAGCTTGCCCTTAGGGACGAGCGGGTAAGGGAGGCTCTCGCCCTCATGGTCGTAACCGCTATGGCGGACTCCGAGCAGAGCTTCTCGCGTCTTTGGGATCGGAGTCTCGACATTGTCGAAGGCGACGTCTTGGCGCTCGAGGAGCAGGTCGTCGATACGCTCAAGACGAGGGGACGCCTCGTCTCGTCTACCGCGCTTGCCGTGCGGCAGTCTCTGCACTATGCCAGCGAGCTGCCGCGCGCCATCTCGCAGCTCTTTGATGCTGCAGGCTCGACGCTGCTTGCTGAGGGTATGCGCTTCTCCGCGCGCATTGCGGCGGGAGAGGGAACGCTCCCCGTCGATGACGTCTTTACCCAAGACGAGTTGCTCGATCGCCTTGGCCTTGCTCAAGTGGAAGCTGACCTTGATGCGGACAGGCTACTCGCGGTCTTCAAGGAGGAGTGTTTCGTGCGCTCGAGGCGCCTACAGATGGCACTGCCACAGCGCTTGGGTTGCGTGCGCCTCTCCAACGTGACGGATACGCTGCTCGGCGAGCACCTCAAGGCGTTCTGCACGTCGAGGGCGATCGGCTAAGCCTCGCTGTGGATGAGCTGCGCTGGCGCAGGATTGTATTCTCAGTTCGTACGCATATACTTGGACATAGACATATGGCGAGAGGGGACGCTCATGAACGATCAGCAGGAACTTGCCAGGCGCGTGCAGCGCGTTCGCGACCTCATGACCGAGCGCGGCTATGACGCTATCATCCTGCGCAATAACCCTGACCTGCGTTGGCTGACCGGTGCTGTGCGCTGCTTTGACGACGAGCCGGCTCATGTTGCCTTCGTCACGCAGGACAGTCTTAGGCTGCATACGGATTCGCGCTATTACAACAGCTTCCTGGAGCGAATGGGAGAGGATTCTTCGTGGCTGATTGACATGCAGACCATAGCTGCCCCCGAGTGGGCAGCCGCCCGCATCGAGTCCGACCGTGCCCGCGTCGTCGCCATCGAGGACACGGCGAGCGTGTCTTTCCTCGACGACCTCAAGGTCGCCTGCTCGGCTCGCGGCATAGCCTGCCTCTTGCCGCGTCTGCACTCGGACATCGTGAGGCTGCGCATCGTCAAGAGCGAGAGCGAGATCGGGCTCATGAGGAGGGCACAGGCCATTACCGACCTCGCCTTCGAGCACATCTGTGGATTCATACGGGCGGGTCTCTCCGAGCAGCAGCTGAGGGCTGAGCTCGAGAGCTTCATGCTTGCAAACGGGGCTGACGCCCTCTCGTTCGAGACCATCGTCGCAGCGGGTCCTAACGGCGCCAACCCCCATGCCCGTCCCAGCGGCTACATCATCCAAGAGGGCGACATGGTCGTCATGGACTACGGGGCGGGTTACCTGGACTACCACTCCGATATGACGCGTACGGTCTGTGTGGGGGAGCCGGGCGAGGAACAGAGGCGGGTGTACGATGTCGTCCGGTTCGCGCACGAGACCTGTGCCGCCGCCTTGAAGCCCGACTGCAAGGGGAGAGATATCCATGAGCTTGCCGTCAAGGTCATCACGGACGCGGGCTATGGGGAGTACTTCAATCATGGCCTGGGTCATGGCGTGGGCCTCGAGATTCATGAGCAGCCAAGTCTTGGGCGTCTCTACGACAAGCCGGTACCGAAAGGTTCGGTCGTCACGATAGAGCCTGGCATCTACCTCCCGGGCAGGTTCGGCGTTCGCCTGGAGGACTTTGGCGTTGTCGGCGAGGATGGCTTCAAGCCCCTCACCCGCTCCTCCCATGAGCTGAGAATTGTGGGCTAGCATACTTGGGAGACCAATTTCTTTGTAACGTTTGAGCGGCATTGAACTCTCGGTGGATAGCACAACGGGGAAACGTCCTTCGAAAGTCTCCTTTATTGTCGTATACTTTTAGCCGTATGGTGTAACCGTGAAGATGCAGTGCGGGGACAGTGCGTCAAGACGGTCAATTGGTTCTGTCGGCAAGAGTTACACACGTTAGGAGGAGATTGGATGGTCGGAATTATCTTGGCAAGCCACGGTGCGTTCGCCGAAGGCATCAAAGAGTCTGGACAGATGATCTTTGGTGCGCAGGAAGACGTTGCCGCCGTCGTTCTGACGCCCGATATGGGCCCGGATGACATGCACAAGAAGCTGCTTGACGCCATCGGCTCGTTTGGTGACCAAGAGCATGTGCTCTTTTTGGTTGACCTTTGGGGAGGCACCCCATTCAACCAGGTCTCGCGCATCATCGATGAGGAGGGGCATGATGACTGGGTCGCCATCATGGGACTCAACCTGCCCATGCTCATTGCCGCCTACGGTGCCCGCATGGGCGCCGAGACGGCCGTCGATGTCGTCAATGAGGTCTACCCCGAGGCGCAGGGAGGCGTCAAGGTTAAACCCGAGAGCCTGCAACCTGCAGCTCCCGCAGCCGCCACAGCGGCGGCACCTGCTGCCGTCCCCACGGGCTCCATACCTGAGGGCACGGTCCTTGGGGACGGACACATCAAAGTCGTGCTCGCCCGCGTCGACACACGCCTGTTGCATGGTCAGGTGGCGACCACCTGGACCAAGATGACGGGACCCGATCGCATCATCGTATGCTCTGACGCCGTCTCCAAGGATGAGCTTCGTAAGTCGATGATCATCCAAGCGGCGCCTCCGGGAGTCAAGGTTCACGTCGTTCCCGTATCGAAGATCATAGAGGTCGCCCACGATCCCCGCTTTGGTGCGACGAAGGCGTTACTGCTCTTCGAGACCCCCCAGGACGCGCTTCGTGCGATCGAGGGTGGCGTGCCCATCAAGGAGCTCAACCTCGGATCCATGGCGCACTCCGTGGGTAAGGTCGTCGTTACCCAGGCCCTTGCCATGGACCAAAACGATCTCGATACGCTCGAGAAGATCAAGGACGCCAACGTCTCGTTTGACGTGCGCAAGGTTCCAGCTGATAAGGCCGAGAACTTCGATGCCCTGATCAAGAAGGCCAAGGAAGAACTGGCAGCTCAAAAGTAGAAGAAGGAGGGAACAATGTCGCCAGTCTCGATAGTACTTATCGTCATCGTCGCGTTTCTCGCAGGCATGGAAGGCATACTCGACGAATGGCAGTTTCACCAACCCCTGGTAGCGTGCACCCTTATCGGCATCGTCACAGGGCATCCCGTGGAGGGCATCACCCTCGGCGGCTCCCTGCAGATGATAGCCCTCGGCTGGGCAAACGTCGGCGCCGCCGTTGCCCCTGACGCTGCCCTCGCGTCGATAGCGTCCTCCATCCTGATGGTCCTCGCGCTCGGGAATGGTGGGGCGTCGTCCGAGGCCACCAAGAACGCCATCACCACTTCCATCGCCCTTGCCGTTCCACTGTCCGTTGCGGGTCTGTTCCTCACGATGATCTGCCGCACCATCGCCACGGGCATCGCCCATGCCATGGACGGTTGTGCAGAGCGAAACGACATGGGCGGCATCGAGCGTTGGCAGATCGCCGCGATCGGCTTGCAGGGTCTGCGCATCGCTATACCAGCTGCCGCTCTCTGCGTCATCCCGTCCGATGTCGTCAGCAGCACGCTCAGTAAGATGCCCGAGTGGCTCTCGGGCGGCATGGCGGTCGGCGGTGGCATGGTTGCCGCCGTAGGCTATGCCATGGTCATCAACATGATGGCGACAAAGGAAACCTGGCCGTTCTTTGCGCTCGGCTTCGTCTTCGCTGCCCTCAAGGAGCTCACGCTCATCGCCCTCGGCGTCATCGGCGTTTGCCTCGCCCTCATCTATCTTGGCCTCAAGGGGCTCGCTGCGAGTGGCAGTGGCTCCGGTGGTGGCTCTGGGGATCCGCTGGGCGACGTTTTGGACAGCTACTAGGCCGTAAGGGAGTGTGAATACCATGGCAGACAAGATCAAACTATCCAAGAAAGTTCGTAGGGCCGTTTGCAATCGCCACCAGTATCTGCAGGGCTCCTGGAACTACGAGCGCATGCAGAACGGTGGCTGGTGCTACTCGATGATTCCGGCCATCAAGGCGCTCTATAAGGATCCCGAGGACCAGAAGGCAGCCCTTAATCGTCACCTCGAGTTCTACAATACGCACCCCTACGTCTCTGCCCCCGTCATCGGCGTCACGCTGGCGATGGAGGAGGAGCGCGCGAACGGGGCATCGATCGACGATGTGGCCATCCAGGGCGTCAAGGTGGGCATGATGGGTCCTCTTGCCGGTGTCGGCGACCCCGTCTTCTGGTTCACCGTCCGCCCGATCCTCGGCGCACTTGGCGCGTCCCTCGCGCTTGGCGGCTCCATCATCGGCCCCATCCTGTTTTTCGTGCTCTGGAACATCATCCGCATTGCTTTCCTCTGGTATACACAGGAGTTTGGCTACAATGTCGGCACCTCGATCACCAAAGACCTCTCGGGTGGCCTGCTCGGCAAGATCACCGAGGGTGCCTCGATCTTGGGTATGTTCATCATTGGCGCCCTCGTTGAGCGCTGGGTCTCTATCTCCTTCACGCCTGTTGTCGCGCGGATCCCGCAGCAGGAAGGTGCCTATATCGACTGGGATAAGCTTCCCTCAGGCGCCGAGGGCATCAAGGAGGCCCTGACCCAATACTCGTCCCTTGGCGCCAACGGCTTGGGTGCCGAGAAGGTCACCACGCTCCAGCAGAACCTTGACCAGCTGATCCCCGGCATTGCCGCCGTAGGGCTGACACTGCTCTGCTGCTGGCTGCTCAA
The DNA window shown above is from Olsenella sp. oral taxon 807 and carries:
- the ruvX gene encoding Holliday junction resolvase RuvX codes for the protein MRVLALDIGEVRIGIAATDASGTIACPVRVLSASEVLGQAKSFRRILEDYEPELLVCGCPKTLSGTDGPQSRRVMGQARTIAQACGLPLEFVDERLSSAEAKRILRQEGYSEKSMRGRVDMVAASLFLQTWLDMHDGKGGSDG
- a CDS encoding PTS mannose/fructose/sorbose transporter subunit IIC, coding for MSPVSIVLIVIVAFLAGMEGILDEWQFHQPLVACTLIGIVTGHPVEGITLGGSLQMIALGWANVGAAVAPDAALASIASSILMVLALGNGGASSEATKNAITTSIALAVPLSVAGLFLTMICRTIATGIAHAMDGCAERNDMGGIERWQIAAIGLQGLRIAIPAAALCVIPSDVVSSTLSKMPEWLSGGMAVGGGMVAAVGYAMVINMMATKETWPFFALGFVFAALKELTLIALGVIGVCLALIYLGLKGLAASGSGSGGGSGDPLGDVLDSY
- a CDS encoding shikimate kinase, whose translation is MNGQGQGYVVHEGCDHIFFIGFLGAGKSTLARNLGALFRRSFVDTDRLVERARGKSVCDIFAEDGQDCFRRDEAAVLRGLAERKSLLVSCGGGIVEGRESCRLMHQMGTIVFLDGDLEDSLRQIRHPELRPDFRCAKDAGELYRYRYPLYQREADLTLDIRNKTFDQVCSMAGALLWEEGLL
- a CDS encoding Xaa-Pro peptidase family protein, whose protein sequence is MNDQQELARRVQRVRDLMTERGYDAIILRNNPDLRWLTGAVRCFDDEPAHVAFVTQDSLRLHTDSRYYNSFLERMGEDSSWLIDMQTIAAPEWAAARIESDRARVVAIEDTASVSFLDDLKVACSARGIACLLPRLHSDIVRLRIVKSESEIGLMRRAQAITDLAFEHICGFIRAGLSEQQLRAELESFMLANGADALSFETIVAAGPNGANPHARPSGYIIQEGDMVVMDYGAGYLDYHSDMTRTVCVGEPGEEQRRVYDVVRFAHETCAAALKPDCKGRDIHELAVKVITDAGYGEYFNHGLGHGVGLEIHEQPSLGRLYDKPVPKGSVVTIEPGIYLPGRFGVRLEDFGVVGEDGFKPLTRSSHELRIVG
- a CDS encoding PTS sugar transporter subunit IIB; this encodes MVGIILASHGAFAEGIKESGQMIFGAQEDVAAVVLTPDMGPDDMHKKLLDAIGSFGDQEHVLFLVDLWGGTPFNQVSRIIDEEGHDDWVAIMGLNLPMLIAAYGARMGAETAVDVVNEVYPEAQGGVKVKPESLQPAAPAAATAAAPAAVPTGSIPEGTVLGDGHIKVVLARVDTRLLHGQVATTWTKMTGPDRIIVCSDAVSKDELRKSMIIQAAPPGVKVHVVPVSKIIEVAHDPRFGATKALLLFETPQDALRAIEGGVPIKELNLGSMAHSVGKVVVTQALAMDQNDLDTLEKIKDANVSFDVRKVPADKAENFDALIKKAKEELAAQK
- a CDS encoding PTS system mannose/fructose/sorbose family transporter subunit IID, with translation MADKIKLSKKVRRAVCNRHQYLQGSWNYERMQNGGWCYSMIPAIKALYKDPEDQKAALNRHLEFYNTHPYVSAPVIGVTLAMEEERANGASIDDVAIQGVKVGMMGPLAGVGDPVFWFTVRPILGALGASLALGGSIIGPILFFVLWNIIRIAFLWYTQEFGYNVGTSITKDLSGGLLGKITEGASILGMFIIGALVERWVSISFTPVVARIPQQEGAYIDWDKLPSGAEGIKEALTQYSSLGANGLGAEKVTTLQQNLDQLIPGIAAVGLTLLCCWLLKKKVSPIAIILALFAVGIIGRVLQFM
- the alaS gene encoding alanine--tRNA ligase produces the protein MSGDDYKTMTTADIRDDFLRFFANKGCALYPSSPLIPEDPSLLLTNAGMNQFKEYYQGLKTMREIGACSCQKCLRTNDIENIGDSSHLSFFEMLGNFSFGGYTKADAIAWAFEFITDARHLGLPKDRLYMTVFEDDDEAAELWEAQGVSPDHISRLGVEDNFWAAGPTGPCGPCSEIYFDQGPEFAGVKPGDDGDRYLEFWNLVFTQYDRQEDGSMPELPHRNIDTGMGLERIAAIMQHKGSNYDGDVLRDLIGVGEALAKLRYHQNVATDRSLRILADHSRAVTFMIADGILPSNEGRGYVLRRLLRRAVYHGRLMGIRGSFLARYSHEVIRLMADVYPELTDNQPLIDGIILAEEERFGATLDAGEASLGSELTRLAAGADLPGELAFKLHDTYGFPIDLTREICEGAGHGVDMETFDREMAAQRERARASANRDAWGKAASVWVGLSDKLPETLFEGYDSDICRSAKVLAMVDTDGREITHVAAGERVEVILDRTSFYGEMGGQVGDTGKLVGEATELVVTDTKHHEGGLVSHIANVVSGELEAGDTVDTVVDHDRRELIRRNHTATHLLDAALKEVLGDHVSQAGSLVAPDRLRFDFTHFEAMTPDELGRVEDMVNAEIFAAEPMVTRVMGIEEAKASGAVALFGEKYGDVVRVVSTGKGEKPFSRELCGGTHARNTAELGLFKIVSEGSVGSNARRLEAVTSVGAIEYVDERLQQLDRVAAVLKSRPIDVLARVESLERELRDAKRQLSEATLGASAGQLSSLAEAAVQLEGYRCVFLRLEGPTGKELRGVWDSIRDSMGGGAVACVVASTTPDGRVALLAAGTAAAVDAGFHAGNIIKKLAGTVGGRGGGKAGMAQAGGSDPTGIDRALAQAKSLLAA
- a CDS encoding YqeG family HAD IIIA-type phosphatase — its product is MGIFTAGRYIASIDLVDVDELKRVGIRCVLFDRDNTCVPRSTKQAPGAVLEWFDRAHAAGLRTCMVSNNFHSSEVIRSARELKSEVIHHAMKPFPFAVRCALDKMGVGPEEAVLIGDQLYTDIAAGNLAGVRTILVRPQSTSDLWYTHILRIFESMLLSGKIFEGE
- the mltG gene encoding endolytic transglycosylase MltG; amino-acid sequence: MDRRIILIVAVVAVVVIAGAIAGVSRLFAHMDRPTTVANPGEVVTVTIPSGAGTADIAQILVDGGVITSTADFKKAVKDQNASTSMKSGNYDFIAGSDINDIVRQLVAGPNSSSERLTIAEGLTVTRVAATAQDALGIPKDDFLAQAKASNYAGDYPFLADVADDSLEGFLFPKTYDFGGKEVSADGVIRAMLDQHQVEFRKLDMGSAEAFIQQKYNVTMSDYDILKLASIIEKEALDDDDRYKISSVMYNRLKTGMALQSDATMGYVTGGEVTAADLKVDSPYNTYLHMGLPPTPICTPSMESIRAAMDPADTNYYFFWITEDEHVFSETYEQHEQAIQSAQGKHQNAQDQIGQDKDASSGPGDAQGGSERSQDD